The sequence GGCGGCAACAGCGCCGCCTGTCACGCGCAAATGTACATCATGGGAACCATTCTGCGGCACGGCTCGGAAGCGCAGAAACAGGATTGGCTGCCACGGATCGCTTCGGGGGAATTGCGCCTCCAGGCATTCGGCGTTTCCGAACCGACCAGCGGTACCGACACGTTGAGCTTGCGTACGACGGCCCGCCGCGACGGTGACGAATATGTGATCAACGGGCAGAAAGTCTGGACCTCCCGGGCCGAGCATTCCGATCTCATGCTGCTGCTGGCGCGAACGACGCCGCGCGACGAGGCGACCGAACGCACCGGGGGCCTCTCGACCTTCCTCGTCGATATGCGCTCGGCGCTCGGCGACGGCCTGACCGTGAAACCGATCGCGACCATGATCAACCACAGCACGACCGAGGTGTTCTTCGACGATCTGCGCATCCCGGCCGAAAACCTAGTTGGCGAGGAGGGCAGGGGGTTCCGCTACGTGCTCGACGGCATGAACGCGGAACGGGTCCTGATCGCTGCCGAGTGCATCGGCGACGCTCGTTGGTTCATCGCCAAGGCGACCGGCTACGCCACCGAGCGCCATGTTTTCGGCCGCCCGATCGGCCAGAACCAGGGCGTCCAGTTTCCCATCGCCCGAGCCTACGCGATGACCGAAGCGGCCGATCTGATGGTGCGCAAGGCGGCGGCCCTGTTCGATGCCGGCCGGTCGATCGGGGAGCAGGCCAATATCGCCAAGCTGCTCGCTTCCGAAGCGTCGTGGCAGGCCGCCGAGATGTGCCTGCAGACCCATGGCGGCTATGGTTTCGCGGTCGAGTACGACATAGAGCGCAAGTTCCGTGAAACCCGCCTCTATCAGATCGCGCCGATCTCGACCAACATGATCCTGGCCTACGTCGCCGAGCATGTTCTGGGCCTGCCGAGATCATATTGATGGCGGGGGCGTTGGAAGGTGTTTTGGTGGTTTCCCTCGATCAGGCGGTGGCGGCGCCGTTCACCACGTCGCGCCTCGCCGACGCCGGCGCTCGGGTGATCAAGGTCGAACGTCCGGGCGGCGATTTCGCCCGCGGCTACGACGACGTCGTGCGAGGCCTGAGCAGCCATTTCGTATGGCTAAACCGGGGCAAGGAATCGATCGAGCTCGACCTCAAGGAGCCGAACGACGCGGCGCTCCTCACGCGGATGATCGCCGGCGCCGATGTTTTCGTACAGAA is a genomic window of Alphaproteobacteria bacterium containing:
- a CDS encoding acyl-CoA/acyl-ACP dehydrogenase, coding for MTDALPPEPDIGESDLDRIRASVGTLCADFPGAYWRRLDAERAYPTEFVAALTESGYLAVLIPEAYGGSGLGLRAASAILEEIHKSGGNSAACHAQMYIMGTILRHGSEAQKQDWLPRIASGELRLQAFGVSEPTSGTDTLSLRTTARRDGDEYVINGQKVWTSRAEHSDLMLLLARTTPRDEATERTGGLSTFLVDMRSALGDGLTVKPIATMINHSTTEVFFDDLRIPAENLVGEEGRGFRYVLDGMNAERVLIAAECIGDARWFIAKATGYATERHVFGRPIGQNQGVQFPIARAYAMTEAADLMVRKAAALFDAGRSIGEQANIAKLLASEASWQAAEMCLQTHGGYGFAVEYDIERKFRETRLYQIAPISTNMILAYVAEHVLGLPRSY